From the Bacillota bacterium genome, one window contains:
- the thiI gene encoding tRNA uracil 4-sulfurtransferase ThiI has product MEKLFLIHYGEIGLKGENREFFERKLQAGLQRALASWPGVSVERRHGRLYILHLPDPERALNRLKRVFGVVAISPALRVPLDLDAIRQAARQLMTEAVGELPTLPLTFKVQVRRANKGFQPDSMELQRLLGADLLANVPGLKVDVREPAATLEVEIRENAYLYSRSVPGPGGLPLGSSGKALLLLSGGIDSPVAGWMAMRRGLEVECVHFYTPPFTGPRSVEKVEDLCRQLAAWCGRIRLHLARFTEVQKAIWEEVPEDLRVLVMRRFMMRVASRLARQQEATALVTGENLGQVASQTVESLTVIEAASSFIVLRPLLAWDKAEIIRKAQEIDTYEISIRPYEDCCTLFVPRHPRTRPALQEVEDAEAKLPVDALVQGCLEQAETKVLKPPEWI; this is encoded by the coding sequence ATGGAGAAACTGTTTTTGATCCACTACGGTGAGATCGGCCTCAAGGGGGAAAACCGGGAATTCTTCGAGCGTAAGCTACAGGCGGGTTTGCAGCGGGCCCTCGCCTCCTGGCCGGGGGTTTCGGTGGAAAGACGGCACGGCCGCCTGTACATACTGCACCTGCCCGATCCCGAGCGGGCCCTGAACCGGCTGAAGCGGGTTTTCGGTGTGGTGGCGATAAGCCCGGCCCTGCGCGTACCCCTGGACCTGGACGCCATCAGGCAGGCCGCCCGCCAGCTCATGACCGAGGCGGTCGGGGAGCTCCCCACCCTTCCCCTGACGTTCAAGGTGCAGGTCCGCCGCGCCAACAAGGGGTTCCAGCCCGATTCCATGGAATTGCAGCGCCTCCTGGGGGCGGACCTGCTCGCCAACGTGCCGGGACTCAAAGTGGACGTGCGTGAACCCGCGGCGACCCTGGAGGTGGAAATCAGGGAGAACGCCTACCTGTACTCGCGATCGGTACCCGGCCCGGGGGGACTACCCCTGGGTTCCAGCGGCAAAGCCCTTCTCCTCCTGTCCGGAGGCATCGACAGCCCCGTGGCCGGCTGGATGGCCATGCGCCGGGGTCTGGAAGTGGAGTGCGTGCACTTTTACACCCCGCCCTTCACCGGCCCCCGCTCAGTGGAAAAGGTGGAGGACCTCTGCCGGCAACTGGCCGCCTGGTGCGGCCGCATCCGTCTCCACCTGGCGAGGTTCACCGAGGTCCAGAAGGCTATATGGGAAGAAGTGCCCGAGGATCTGCGGGTGCTGGTCATGCGCCGGTTCATGATGCGGGTGGCCTCGCGCCTCGCCCGCCAGCAGGAGGCCACTGCCCTGGTGACGGGCGAGAACCTGGGCCAGGTGGCCAGCCAGACCGTGGAAAGCCTGACGGTGATCGAAGCTGCCTCCTCCTTCATCGTGCTGAGGCCGCTGCTGGCCTGGGACAAGGCGGAAATCATCCGCAAAGCCCAGGAGATCGACACCTACGAGATATCCATCCGCCCTTACGAGGACTGCTGCACCCTCTTCGTACCCCGCCACCCCCGCACCCGGCCCGCCCTGCAGGAAGTGGAAGATGCCGAAGCGAAGCTCCCCGTGGACGCCCTCGTGCAGGGGTGCCTGGAACAGGCGGAAACCAAAGTGCTCAAGCCTCCCGAATGGATATGA
- a CDS encoding cysteine desulfurase family protein — translation MEVYLDNAATTVVLPEVADTMREVMVDHYGNPSSLHRLGLEAEKLSNQARERLAGVLGCVPQEVIFTSGGTEANALAIRGTAWMRHAEGRHLITTITEHASVLQTCRMLEQEGWEVTYLGVDTTGTVDLRELERALRPTTVLVTIHYVNNEVGTIQPIRAIAALLGTGKRRPWLHVDAVQALGKLPVRVSELGADLVSLSAHKVHGPKGTGALYVRRGIRLRPLLVGGEQEFGLRAGTENMPGIVGFGLAAHLAEQARPLAAEHMRSLKIEIGSRLTTEVPGCRINGPPPEQGAPHILNLTLPGIRGETMVHYLEERGVYVSTTSACTSRRHPLSHVLLALGLSEEEAACSIRISLSRLTTREEITHAVTHIRQAAAELGRLRAR, via the coding sequence GTGGAGGTGTACCTCGACAACGCGGCCACCACCGTGGTGCTTCCTGAAGTGGCAGATACGATGCGGGAAGTGATGGTAGATCACTACGGAAACCCTTCCTCCCTGCACCGGCTGGGCCTGGAGGCGGAGAAGCTCAGCAATCAGGCCCGGGAGAGGCTAGCGGGCGTGCTCGGTTGCGTCCCACAGGAGGTCATCTTCACTTCAGGAGGGACGGAAGCCAACGCCCTGGCCATCAGGGGCACCGCCTGGATGAGGCACGCCGAGGGACGACACCTCATCACCACGATAACAGAACATGCGTCCGTACTCCAAACTTGCCGCATGCTCGAACAGGAAGGCTGGGAAGTCACCTACCTGGGCGTGGACACCACCGGCACCGTGGACCTCAGGGAACTGGAACGCGCCCTGCGACCGACCACGGTCCTGGTAACCATTCACTATGTGAACAACGAAGTGGGGACGATTCAGCCCATCCGTGCCATCGCGGCCCTGCTGGGCACCGGCAAGCGGCGCCCCTGGCTGCACGTCGATGCCGTCCAGGCCCTGGGCAAACTCCCGGTTAGGGTTTCCGAGCTGGGGGCCGACCTGGTATCACTGAGCGCCCACAAGGTGCACGGCCCCAAGGGAACGGGCGCCCTCTACGTGCGCCGCGGGATCAGGCTGCGCCCTCTCCTGGTGGGGGGAGAGCAGGAATTCGGCCTGCGGGCGGGCACGGAAAACATGCCCGGCATAGTGGGATTCGGCCTGGCGGCCCACCTGGCAGAGCAGGCCCGCCCCCTGGCTGCCGAACACATGCGGAGCCTCAAGATAGAGATCGGTAGCCGCCTCACCACGGAGGTGCCCGGCTGCCGGATAAACGGTCCTCCGCCGGAGCAGGGCGCTCCTCACATACTGAACCTGACCTTGCCCGGCATCCGGGGAGAAACCATGGTCCACTACCTGGAGGAAAGGGGAGTATACGTATCCACCACTTCGGCATGTACCTCCCGGCGCCATCCGTTGAGCCACGTGCTCCTGGCACTGGGACTCTCGGAAGAGGAGGCAGCATGTTCCATCCGCATCAGCCTCTCCCGCCTGACCACCCGCGAGGAAATCACCCACGCGGTCACCCATATCCGTCAGGCGGCGGCAGAACTGGGCAGGCTGAGGGCGAGGTGA
- the rpmI gene encoding 50S ribosomal protein L35 produces the protein MPKMKTHSGAKKRFRVTGRGKVRAQHAFTSHKFEKKSAKRKRRLDQAKMLEKAESRRVRRLLPYAF, from the coding sequence ATGCCCAAGATGAAGACTCACAGTGGTGCTAAGAAGCGGTTCCGGGTTACCGGCCGGGGCAAGGTGCGTGCCCAGCACGCGTTCACCAGCCACAAATTCGAGAAGAAAAGTGCGAAGCGCAAGCGCCGGCTCGACCAGGCGAAGATGCTGGAAAAGGCTGAATCCAGGCGGGTGCGGCGCCTGCTGCCTTACGCCTTTTGA
- a CDS encoding magnesium transporter CorA family protein: MAGITMSTARDGRTAGAVTLTTRRGAVQPDPEEAETALRGVLEAGESFWLDVQAPGADEVALLERVLGLHPVTVAEVKRPSQFPRLEVYPTHAVLVLHAVEVNREARIPVSRLEVDCVLGPTYLVTVHAREVNVLREVQQRLRDGAPFPARPDLVLVAILDEAVKELYAALDYLADRIAALEEKVMSGRLRNPMREVTALRRALVRLRQGLGPEEQALSDLAGLAGVSLPRGPAETAGQAERTGEAGPMLVSEVAALAMRRTVDLLRRIWDGVEVERDLVDNVVEVYLGLRTDRLNLIMQRLTLITTIFMPLTLIAGIYGMNFRYMPELEWKYGYPAALLLMVVIGYGMYRWFRSQGWFGEP; encoded by the coding sequence ATGGCCGGCATCACCATGAGTACGGCCCGGGATGGTCGTACGGCGGGTGCCGTCACCCTCACCACACGCCGCGGCGCGGTGCAGCCGGATCCGGAGGAAGCGGAAACCGCTCTCCGGGGTGTGCTGGAGGCAGGTGAATCCTTCTGGCTGGACGTGCAGGCTCCGGGCGCTGACGAGGTGGCGCTGCTGGAGCGAGTCCTGGGGTTGCACCCCGTGACCGTGGCCGAGGTCAAGCGTCCCAGCCAGTTTCCCCGCCTGGAAGTATATCCCACCCATGCCGTGCTGGTGCTGCACGCTGTGGAGGTGAACCGTGAGGCGCGGATTCCCGTATCTCGCCTCGAGGTGGACTGCGTGCTCGGACCGACTTATCTGGTGACCGTCCACGCACGGGAGGTCAACGTTCTCCGGGAGGTGCAACAGCGGCTGCGGGACGGCGCGCCTTTTCCCGCCAGGCCGGACCTGGTCCTGGTCGCTATCCTGGATGAGGCAGTGAAGGAACTCTACGCGGCCCTGGACTACCTGGCTGACCGCATCGCCGCACTGGAAGAAAAGGTCATGTCCGGGCGGTTGCGGAATCCCATGCGGGAGGTAACCGCTCTCCGCCGGGCCCTGGTGCGCTTGCGGCAGGGTCTGGGCCCAGAGGAGCAGGCGCTCTCGGACCTGGCCGGGCTGGCCGGAGTGTCCTTGCCACGAGGCCCGGCCGAAACGGCCGGGCAGGCCGAACGGACAGGCGAGGCTGGGCCGATGCTGGTCAGCGAGGTAGCGGCGCTGGCCATGCGCCGGACTGTGGACCTTCTGCGGCGCATCTGGGACGGCGTGGAGGTGGAACGGGACCTGGTGGACAACGTGGTCGAGGTCTATCTCGGCCTGCGTACCGACCGCCTGAACCTGATCATGCAACGGCTTACCCTGATCACCACCATCTTCATGCCCCTTACCCTGATCGCCGGTATTTACGGCATGAACTTCCGGTATATGCCGGAACTGGAGTGGAAATACGGATACCCCGCCGCCCTGCTGTTGATGGTGGTCATCGGATACGGCATGTACCGGTGGTTCCGGTCACAGGGCTGGTTTGGTGAACCCTAA
- the rplT gene encoding 50S ribosomal protein L20 produces MPRVKTGVPKRKRHRKILKLAKGYWGRRSRIFRAANEAVMKALAYARRHRREKKRDFRRLWIARINAAARLNGMSYSRLMGGLRRAGITINRKMLADMAVRDGEAFANLVEKARQALSA; encoded by the coding sequence ATGCCGAGGGTTAAGACCGGAGTACCGAAGAGGAAGCGGCACCGCAAGATACTGAAGCTGGCCAAGGGATACTGGGGCCGGCGATCCAGGATTTTCCGGGCGGCCAACGAGGCGGTGATGAAGGCCCTTGCCTACGCCCGTCGCCACCGGAGGGAAAAAAAGCGGGATTTCCGCCGCCTGTGGATCGCTCGCATCAATGCCGCCGCCCGGCTGAACGGCATGTCCTACAGCCGGCTCATGGGAGGGCTGCGGCGGGCAGGCATCACTATCAACCGGAAGATGCTGGCTGACATGGCCGTCCGCGATGGGGAGGCCTTTGCTAACCTGGTGGAGAAGGCGCGGCAGGCTCTTTCGGCGTAG
- the thrS gene encoding threonine--tRNA ligase: MSRLVSGMEILKAQGREGGVGPQGILAARWQGAVVDLSRDLPEGAEPEFVTFADGDGRDVYRHTAAHVLAQAVKRLFPEARLGIGPAIEEGFYYDFDVPRPFTPEDLARIEGEARAIIAADYPVRRREVTREEAREFFASRGEVYKVELIDELPEGATISLYDQGEFTDLCAGPHLPSTGWLVAFKLLHAAGAYWRGDERNPMLQRIYGTAFPTQEDMDQYLYRVEEARRRDHRRLGRELDLFSVHEEAGAGLVFWHPRGGVVRQIIEDLWRAEHRRRGYDVVFTPHVARLDLWKVSGHWDWYRENMYSPMDVEGVEYLLKPMNCPFHILMYKSQTRSYRDLPLRWAELGTVYRYERSGVLHGLLRVRGFTQDDAHIFCRPDQLQEELVGVLDLAQYMVESFGFRDYEIMLSVRDPANKQKYIGSDEVWEVAERALLAALAQKELPYVVGEGEAKFYGPAIDITLKDALGRGWQGPTIQVDFNLPERFDLTYMGEDNREHRPVMIHRTVLGSMERFLGSLIEHYAGAFPTWLAPVQVRVIPVADRHLSYARQVVESLKRAGVRAEGDWRNEKVSYKIRAAQLDKIPYMLVVGDREEASSQVAVRHRTEGDLGPMAMETFLARVREECAGRGVPWPASP, translated from the coding sequence GTGTCGAGATTGGTGAGCGGGATGGAGATCTTGAAGGCGCAGGGAAGAGAGGGAGGCGTGGGTCCGCAGGGGATCCTGGCCGCCAGGTGGCAGGGCGCGGTGGTGGACCTCAGCCGGGATCTGCCCGAAGGAGCGGAGCCGGAGTTCGTTACGTTTGCGGACGGGGACGGCAGGGACGTGTACCGGCACACGGCTGCCCACGTGCTGGCCCAGGCGGTGAAGCGATTGTTCCCGGAGGCACGCCTGGGTATCGGTCCCGCCATCGAGGAGGGGTTCTACTACGATTTCGACGTACCCCGACCCTTCACCCCGGAAGACCTGGCCCGCATCGAGGGGGAGGCGCGCGCCATCATTGCCGCCGACTACCCCGTGCGCCGGCGCGAGGTGACCCGGGAAGAAGCACGGGAGTTCTTCGCCTCCCGGGGTGAGGTCTACAAGGTGGAACTTATCGACGAGTTGCCCGAGGGTGCCACCATCTCCCTTTACGACCAGGGTGAGTTTACCGACCTGTGCGCCGGCCCCCACCTCCCCTCAACGGGATGGCTGGTGGCATTCAAGCTGCTTCACGCCGCCGGGGCGTACTGGCGGGGCGACGAGCGCAACCCCATGCTGCAGCGCATCTACGGCACCGCCTTCCCCACGCAGGAAGATATGGACCAGTACCTCTACCGGGTGGAGGAGGCGCGGCGCCGGGATCACCGTCGCCTGGGGCGCGAACTCGACCTCTTCAGCGTCCATGAGGAGGCCGGGGCGGGGCTGGTGTTCTGGCACCCCCGGGGTGGGGTGGTGCGTCAGATCATCGAGGACCTCTGGCGGGCGGAGCACCGCCGCCGGGGCTACGACGTCGTGTTCACGCCCCATGTGGCTCGCCTGGATCTCTGGAAAGTGAGCGGTCACTGGGACTGGTACCGGGAGAACATGTACTCTCCCATGGACGTGGAAGGGGTGGAGTACCTGCTCAAGCCCATGAACTGTCCCTTCCACATCCTCATGTATAAGTCCCAGACCCGATCCTACCGGGACCTCCCCCTGCGGTGGGCCGAACTGGGGACGGTGTACCGCTACGAACGTTCGGGCGTGCTGCACGGTCTCCTGCGGGTGCGCGGGTTCACCCAGGACGACGCTCACATCTTCTGCCGCCCCGACCAGTTGCAGGAGGAACTGGTGGGGGTACTGGACCTGGCCCAGTACATGGTGGAGTCCTTCGGATTCCGGGACTACGAGATCATGCTTTCGGTTCGGGACCCGGCCAACAAACAGAAGTACATCGGGTCGGACGAAGTATGGGAGGTGGCGGAACGGGCCCTGTTGGCGGCCCTGGCCCAGAAGGAGTTGCCCTATGTGGTGGGGGAGGGGGAGGCCAAGTTCTACGGCCCCGCCATCGACATCACCCTGAAGGATGCTCTGGGTCGGGGTTGGCAGGGACCCACCATTCAGGTGGACTTCAACCTGCCCGAGCGCTTTGACCTCACCTACATGGGGGAAGATAACCGCGAGCACCGTCCGGTCATGATCCACCGCACCGTGCTTGGTTCCATGGAAAGATTCCTGGGCAGCCTCATCGAGCACTATGCGGGCGCCTTCCCCACCTGGCTGGCGCCCGTGCAGGTACGCGTCATCCCAGTGGCCGACCGGCACCTGTCGTACGCCCGTCAGGTGGTCGAGAGTCTGAAGCGGGCGGGTGTGCGGGCAGAGGGTGACTGGCGCAACGAGAAGGTATCGTACAAGATCCGGGCCGCCCAGCTGGATAAGATCCCTTACATGCTAGTGGTGGGAGACCGCGAGGAGGCCTCTTCCCAGGTGGCAGTGCGTCACCGTACCGAGGGTGACCTGGGGCCCATGGCCATGGAAACGTTCCTGGCCAGGGTACGAGAGGAGTGCGCGGGGAGGGGCGTGCCATGGCCGGCATCACCATGA
- the infC gene encoding translation initiation factor IF-3: protein MRAREVRLIGVDGQQLGIYPLREALQIAYDQGLDLVEVAPQARPVVCRIMDYGRHKYEMAKRDREARKKQRTGDMKETKLRPRIEQHDFAVKVRNTRRFLEDGDKVKVTLMFRGRELAYVDLGREVLERLVQEVSDLAVVERPPRLEGRNMVMILSPKNTG from the coding sequence ATCCGGGCGCGCGAGGTGCGCCTGATCGGTGTCGACGGCCAGCAACTTGGGATATATCCCCTGCGTGAGGCGCTGCAAATAGCATATGATCAGGGGTTGGACCTGGTCGAAGTGGCTCCCCAGGCGCGGCCCGTCGTGTGCCGCATCATGGATTACGGCCGGCACAAGTATGAGATGGCGAAGCGGGATCGGGAGGCTCGCAAGAAGCAGCGCACGGGGGACATGAAGGAGACCAAGTTGCGACCGCGCATCGAACAACACGATTTCGCAGTGAAGGTGCGCAACACCAGGCGTTTCCTAGAGGACGGGGACAAGGTGAAGGTGACTCTCATGTTCCGGGGCCGGGAACTGGCTTACGTGGATTTGGGCAGAGAGGTCCTGGAGCGCCTGGTGCAGGAAGTTTCCGACCTCGCGGTGGTGGAAAGACCGCCCCGCCTGGAAGGACGCAACATGGTAATGATCTTGAGTCCCAAGAACACGGGGTAA
- a CDS encoding diguanylate cyclase, with protein MLFRVLAALATARDDEAVCHVLAAGLAQAAACDRGLAVCLAEPGGELRPVAFLDPSGSGAAELPAPGSRTLVEQVLRNRRPYLGPADGGDCWPLPAGAGQVLVLPVGGRTGTRAVAILGRGAGGSFSLADLEICLLLAEQAGFALDNVHLISRLRQTARRLGKQRQQLKEITVGAVRALVAVVDSRVPYFRGHSTRVAEYALAIGQEMRLSYHELEDLRYAALLHDIGRTEVDVRILRKRGPLDSGERGAVMAHATYGARLLEEIPILGRLAPAVRHHHEWYGGGGYPDSLSGEDIPLLARILAVADAFDAMTSVRPYRGSYSLDEVKEKLQAARGIQFCPRVVDAWLAVLERAERYSLPLWKEIQVRQRHAAKGRRPGQFAAGRILPVHGRELAVVYRVAQETRALLDLDVLLQRILNILHESLGPGYQYIVLLPDETSGDLVVRAVAGYPQEVVGFRVPRGQGVTGWAFRTGQMQVVDDCSQDARYISVPTGANASEVAIPLVAQEQVIGVLDVGSNTVAAFSEDDLQLLVAVAGHVADYIFVALQHRYATRAAVTDGLTGVYNYAYFYARLQDELARCRRLGAPLALVFLDFDQLKRVNDRYGHLAGNAVVRAVAEHLQSQVRAADVVARYGGDEFVIIMPDTGLKGAHLAMTRVMEGFPTTVYVREKRVPVPSMSWGVAAYPEDGETPEDLLGVADTRMYRHKGIEIQD; from the coding sequence TTGCTCTTCAGGGTGCTGGCGGCGCTGGCCACCGCCCGCGACGACGAGGCGGTGTGCCATGTACTGGCAGCCGGCCTCGCCCAGGCCGCTGCCTGTGATCGGGGTCTGGCCGTTTGTCTGGCCGAACCGGGTGGCGAGCTGCGCCCGGTGGCCTTTCTCGATCCGAGTGGCAGCGGGGCAGCGGAGCTGCCTGCGCCGGGATCCCGAACCCTGGTGGAACAGGTGCTTAGAAACAGGCGTCCCTACTTGGGCCCCGCCGACGGCGGTGATTGCTGGCCGCTGCCCGCGGGAGCGGGGCAGGTACTGGTTCTTCCGGTTGGAGGGCGCACGGGGACGCGGGCAGTGGCCATCCTGGGGCGCGGCGCGGGCGGTAGTTTTTCCCTGGCGGACCTGGAGATCTGTCTCCTCCTGGCAGAGCAGGCCGGATTCGCCCTGGACAACGTGCACCTCATCTCCCGGTTGCGGCAAACCGCCCGCCGGCTGGGCAAACAGAGGCAACAGTTGAAGGAAATCACCGTGGGGGCGGTGCGTGCCCTGGTGGCAGTGGTTGATTCCCGGGTTCCTTACTTCCGAGGGCATTCTACCCGCGTGGCCGAATACGCCCTGGCCATCGGACAGGAGATGCGGCTTAGCTACCACGAATTGGAGGACCTCCGCTACGCCGCCCTCCTGCACGACATCGGTCGCACCGAGGTGGACGTGCGCATCCTGCGCAAGCGAGGCCCCCTGGATTCCGGCGAACGGGGTGCGGTGATGGCCCACGCCACCTATGGCGCCAGGTTACTGGAGGAAATTCCCATCTTGGGGCGCCTGGCTCCCGCGGTGCGCCACCACCATGAGTGGTATGGAGGGGGAGGGTACCCCGACTCTCTCAGCGGGGAGGACATACCGCTCCTGGCTCGCATCCTGGCCGTTGCCGATGCCTTCGACGCCATGACGTCCGTGCGTCCCTACCGGGGTTCATACAGTCTGGACGAGGTGAAAGAGAAGTTGCAGGCGGCCCGCGGCATCCAGTTTTGCCCGCGGGTGGTGGATGCCTGGCTAGCCGTGCTGGAGCGGGCAGAGCGATATAGTCTTCCTCTCTGGAAAGAGATCCAGGTCCGCCAGCGCCACGCCGCAAAGGGGCGGCGCCCGGGACAGTTTGCCGCTGGCCGCATCCTCCCCGTGCACGGTCGGGAACTGGCCGTGGTCTACCGGGTGGCCCAGGAGACACGGGCGCTACTGGATCTGGACGTTCTGTTGCAGCGTATTCTGAACATCCTGCATGAATCCCTGGGCCCCGGCTACCAGTACATCGTCCTGTTGCCCGATGAGACCAGCGGTGACCTGGTGGTGCGGGCGGTGGCCGGCTATCCCCAGGAAGTGGTAGGATTCCGGGTTCCCCGGGGGCAGGGAGTGACGGGATGGGCATTTCGCACCGGGCAGATGCAGGTGGTGGACGATTGCAGCCAGGATGCCCGGTACATCAGCGTCCCCACCGGAGCCAACGCCTCGGAGGTGGCCATCCCTCTAGTGGCCCAGGAGCAGGTCATAGGCGTGCTGGACGTGGGGAGCAATACGGTGGCCGCTTTCAGCGAGGACGATCTGCAACTTTTGGTGGCCGTGGCGGGCCACGTGGCCGACTACATCTTCGTGGCGCTGCAACATCGCTATGCCACCCGGGCGGCGGTCACGGACGGTCTCACCGGTGTGTATAATTATGCATACTTCTATGCCCGGTTGCAAGACGAGCTGGCACGCTGCCGCCGGCTGGGCGCCCCCCTGGCACTGGTATTCCTGGATTTCGACCAGCTCAAGCGCGTCAACGACCGCTACGGGCACCTCGCGGGTAACGCAGTGGTGCGTGCGGTGGCCGAGCACCTCCAGTCCCAGGTGCGAGCCGCCGACGTGGTGGCACGTTACGGGGGAGACGAGTTCGTCATCATCATGCCTGACACCGGGCTGAAAGGGGCTCACCTGGCCATGACCCGGGTGATGGAAGGATTTCCCACTACGGTGTACGTCCGGGAGAAGAGGGTGCCTGTCCCCAGCATGAGCTGGGGAGTGGCTGCCTACCCCGAGGACGGCGAGACCCCCGAAGACCTGCTGGGGGTAGCCGATACCCGCATGTACCGGCACAAGGGAATCGAGATTCAGGATTGA
- a CDS encoding cell wall hydrolase translates to MKHLNRIRLTAGLAVLLVLAVPAQALAAYYTVQPGDTLWQIAQWFGTDVYTLEAWNPGAGWWIYPGQTLVVPDHPQVSRGVFWGAVPYSRDDLLLLARLIEAEAGGEPYLGKVAVGAVVVNRVRSGLFPSSIRGVIFDWGQFEPVLNGYLWQVYPSAESLQAAQEALAGYDPTGGALYFFAYNKVWNPYMWSRPWATTIGGHRFTY, encoded by the coding sequence ATGAAGCATCTCAACAGGATACGGCTGACGGCAGGCCTGGCCGTGCTGCTTGTGCTGGCGGTGCCGGCCCAGGCGTTGGCGGCATACTACACCGTCCAGCCCGGCGACACCCTGTGGCAGATCGCCCAGTGGTTCGGCACGGACGTCTACACCCTGGAAGCGTGGAACCCGGGCGCGGGATGGTGGATATACCCCGGGCAAACGCTGGTGGTTCCCGATCATCCCCAGGTTTCCCGTGGGGTGTTCTGGGGCGCCGTCCCTTATTCCCGAGATGACCTCCTTCTGCTGGCCCGCCTGATCGAGGCGGAAGCCGGCGGAGAACCGTACCTCGGCAAAGTGGCCGTGGGGGCGGTGGTGGTGAACCGCGTCCGCAGCGGCCTGTTTCCTTCCAGCATCCGGGGGGTCATTTTCGACTGGGGCCAGTTCGAGCCCGTCCTGAACGGGTACCTCTGGCAGGTGTACCCCAGCGCAGAAAGCCTGCAGGCAGCCCAGGAGGCTCTCGCCGGCTACGATCCCACGGGCGGTGCCCTGTACTTCTTCGCCTACAACAAGGTCTGGAACCCGTACATGTGGTCCCGACCGTGGGCAACTACCATCGGCGGTCACCGCTTCACCTACTGA
- a CDS encoding MFS transporter, producing the protein MTKHTSHPAPDPAGLGNRGGPPGNGQPGYLTLGQDLWLLFFSTLLWSVGAGLYIYTWPAYVRELGADAPELGLLYAIGFATMAVSYLPGGYLADRFDRKWVMVAGWAVATPAPLLYILAQHWTHLVPGVILYNISMLSGPALRAYMTHLSPPHRMSTTFAIVDASWPLGMIISPAIGGIWADRAGMRPVLWAAFGLFVLSTVVLLPLHPQRPHHAGEGSDLGLRELLALPGVPALLALGAGTYLVQHIALPFVTPFLQDVAHLHLAQVGLLGSAVALGGSLLSPPLGWLADRMGRARGVAISLLLMVLSLGTLMVSSSMWVLGLSGFLRGAGMVSWSLLAAMVATSLPPRGRGLGFALFSLANGLAMAAGPYPGGWMYRVNPYLPFAISSLLLLTIATVLAFRQKFHMTGPASPQ; encoded by the coding sequence ATGACAAAGCACACGAGCCACCCAGCACCCGACCCCGCCGGGCTTGGGAACCGTGGGGGACCGCCGGGTAACGGACAACCAGGGTACCTGACACTGGGGCAGGATCTGTGGCTGCTGTTCTTTTCCACACTCCTCTGGAGCGTGGGGGCCGGCCTGTACATTTACACCTGGCCAGCGTACGTGCGGGAACTGGGCGCCGACGCCCCCGAACTGGGACTTCTTTATGCGATCGGCTTTGCTACCATGGCGGTATCGTACCTGCCCGGGGGATACCTGGCGGACAGGTTCGACCGCAAGTGGGTGATGGTGGCGGGCTGGGCGGTGGCCACGCCCGCTCCCCTCCTGTACATCCTGGCCCAGCACTGGACCCACCTGGTGCCCGGCGTGATCCTTTACAACATCTCCATGCTTTCCGGCCCGGCCCTGCGGGCCTACATGACGCACCTCAGCCCTCCCCACCGCATGTCGACCACCTTTGCTATCGTGGATGCGTCCTGGCCCTTAGGTATGATCATCTCACCCGCGATCGGCGGTATCTGGGCTGACCGGGCCGGGATGCGCCCCGTCCTCTGGGCCGCCTTCGGCCTGTTCGTGCTCTCCACGGTCGTTCTCCTCCCCCTGCACCCCCAGAGGCCCCACCACGCAGGCGAAGGAAGCGATCTCGGCTTACGTGAGCTCCTCGCCCTCCCCGGGGTCCCGGCGCTGCTGGCGCTGGGAGCAGGCACTTATCTGGTCCAGCACATAGCCCTCCCCTTCGTAACCCCGTTCCTTCAGGACGTGGCCCACCTTCACCTCGCCCAGGTGGGACTGCTCGGATCAGCCGTTGCCCTGGGCGGCTCCCTGCTCAGCCCCCCACTGGGATGGCTCGCCGACCGCATGGGTCGTGCGCGCGGCGTCGCCATTTCCCTGCTTCTGATGGTGCTCTCCCTGGGGACCCTCATGGTCTCCAGCAGCATGTGGGTGCTGGGATTGTCCGGCTTCCTGCGCGGGGCAGGGATGGTCTCCTGGAGCCTGCTGGCCGCCATGGTGGCAACCTCGTTACCGCCCCGGGGGCGCGGCCTGGGCTTTGCCCTGTTCAGCCTAGCCAACGGCCTGGCCATGGCCGCGGGCCCTTATCCGGGCGGCTGGATGTACCGGGTAAATCCCTACCTCCCGTTTGCCATCTCGTCCCTGTTATTGCTTACAATCGCAACGGTTTTAGCCTTCAGGCAGAAATTTCACATGACAGGACCCGCCTCCCCCCAGTAA